A genome region from Nitrospinota bacterium includes the following:
- a CDS encoding rod shape-determining protein, translating into MRMILDAFLGLFSNDIAVDLGTSNTLVYLKVKGIVLSEPSVVVIKKDNNQVLAVGTEAKAMLGRTPGNIIPIRPMKDGVMANYEVTEAMLRYFIRKVHHRRIFVRPRIIICVPRGVTQVEKRAVKNSAESAGAREVYLIEEPMAAAIGVGIDVKKPYGNMILDIGGGTTEVAVISLSGIVLSKSVRVGGDFMDESIVNYLRKKYSLLIGERTAEEIKIKIGSAYPLEESLSMEAKGRHLVDGIPKTFQITDEEIRNALSESIFTIVRAVKDALEKTPPELASDIVDRGILLVGGGALLRGLDIFLREETGLPVTVAENPLSAVVQGAGKCLDELDFLKKISI; encoded by the coding sequence ATTCGTATGATTCTGGATGCCTTTTTGGGGTTATTTTCAAATGATATTGCCGTTGATCTTGGAACATCTAATACACTTGTTTATCTGAAGGTAAAAGGCATTGTGCTAAGCGAACCTTCAGTTGTAGTTATCAAAAAGGATAACAACCAAGTTCTGGCAGTTGGAACCGAGGCAAAAGCGATGCTTGGGAGAACCCCTGGGAATATTATTCCCATACGGCCAATGAAGGACGGTGTTATGGCAAATTATGAGGTCACAGAAGCAATGCTCCGCTATTTTATAAGAAAGGTTCATCATAGAAGGATATTTGTCCGTCCAAGAATCATTATATGTGTTCCTAGGGGGGTTACCCAGGTTGAAAAAAGGGCTGTAAAGAATTCTGCAGAATCTGCTGGAGCCAGGGAGGTATATCTTATTGAAGAACCTATGGCTGCTGCAATAGGTGTTGGGATTGATGTTAAGAAACCATATGGGAATATGATATTAGATATAGGAGGTGGCACTACAGAAGTAGCTGTAATCTCCCTTTCAGGTATAGTCCTTAGCAAGTCTGTAAGGGTAGGGGGCGATTTTATGGATGAGAGTATTGTAAATTATTTACGAAAAAAATATAGCCTCCTTATAGGAGAAAGGACAGCAGAAGAGATAAAAATTAAGATCGGTTCTGCCTATCCCCTTGAGGAAAGCTTAAGCATGGAGGCTAAAGGGAGGCATCTGGTTGATGGTATTCCAAAGACTTTTCAAATAACAGATGAAGAGATAAGAAATGCCCTTTCTGAATCTATCTTTACTATCGTAAGGGCTGTGAAGGATGCTCTGGAAAAAACACCACCTGAACTCGCCTCTGATATTGTGGATAGGGGTATCCTTTTGGTGGGAGGAGGGGCCCTGCTGAGGGGTTTAGATATTTTCCTCAGGGAAGAAACAGGCCTTCCTGTTACTGTAGCTGAAAATCCTCTCTCTGCCGTTGTTCAAGGAGCGGGGAAGTGTCTTGATGAGCTAGATTTTTTAAAAAAGATTTCAATATAA